The DNA window AGAAATTTTCAATTCTGAGTTTGAATCATTACTATCAGAAGAAGTCGAGATTAATACTACTAAATTTAAAATTTCTGATTTAGAAAAACATGATTGTGTTTTGACTCCAGTAGATATTTTTGCAATTGAAAAATTTATAGAAGATTAAAAATATAATCCCGAATTGTAATTAATCAATTCGGGATTTTTTTTGAGATAGTATCATATAGAGGTTACATGGAAATGTTATATAAACCATGTCAAAATTTTTACGTTTCTGATAGTAATAATTCAATACTGTATAAAAACACATCTAGTCAAATTCATTCAAATTGTACTTATATTGTAGATACTAGACTTGGGGAATTAAGTTTAATACTTCCAGCAAATCCAGAAACTGGAGATATAATTGTTTTGCTTGATCCAAGCAATTATTGGAATGTTAATAATGTAACTGTTATTAACAATACTAAAAAAATAGCAGGAAAATATGAAAATTTAATTATTAATATATATAATATATCATTAACTCTGATTTATGTCGGAGATAATTCTTTTTATGGATGGATGATTCATATAGAAAATACGTTAAAGGGGTAGAATTTATGATTACATTTAGTAATATTTATGGGGTTAATTGTTCTGGTAGTGGTGGATTTAGAAAATTATCAAATGATGCTTTTTGTTTAACAAATGCCACTTATGAAGCACAAGTAAATACCCTAATTTTTTTAGATACTAGAAATGGAGAATTTTCAATAAATTTTCCAACAATAGCTGAACCCGGCGATACTATTATATTAGTAGATACTGGTGGAAATTTAAAATTAGAAAATGTTGCAATATTAAATTTAGGAAAATTATTTACAACACCAGTTACAGAATATTTGGTAGATAAGAATTGGTCAATTACTAAATTTGTATTTGTAACTTCTGCATATGGTTGGATAGTAGATCATACATTTTTAGATCATTCATTAGCAGAAAATCCTATTAATAACATTCCAGAATTTATTTGGAATTATATTGCAAATGCTAATTCAACTATTATTGCTACAGCTACAAATTTAAATGAAGCAGATATTTTATTAAATGATGCAATTATTTCGATTGCGGCTGCATTAAATGCTGCATTAAGCACAATGACAAAATCTGTAAATAATATTACTCCAGATAGTAATGGTAATATCAATTTGCCATTAAATATAGGCACTGTTCGTACAGTAAACAATATTCCTTCTGATGTTTCTGGAAATGTTGATGTTCCATTAACTAATGGTACTGTTAGATCAGTAAATGCAATTAATCCAGATAGTAATGGAAATGTGGTTATTCCATTAACAACTGGTACTGTTTCTTCTGTAAATAATATTACAGCTGATATTAATGGAAATGTTAATGTCGGAACAGTTAAATCAGTTAATAGTTTAACTCCTGATTCGAATGGAAATGTTTTATTAGCTTCTTCTGCTGGTGGTACAGTTAAATCAGTAAATAATTTACAACCAGATGTTAATGGGAATGTTACTTTAAATATTCCAGGTGGTACAATTAGAAGATTATCAGCGGTTAGTTTATTTCTTAGCCAGTGAGAGAATTAAATGATTACTTTTAGCAATATTTATGGAGTTAATTGCTCAGGTGCTGATGGTTTTAGAAAATTAGCAAATGATACTTTTTGCTTAACCAATTCAGTATATGAAGCACAAGTAAATAAGATTATTTTTTTAGATACTAGAAATGGAGAATTTTCAGTAAATTTTCCAGAAACAGCTGAAGCTGGCGATACAATTATATTTGTAGATGTTGGTGGAAATTTAAGAGCAGAAAATGTAAATTTATATGGAATTGTTAGATTATTTGGGACTGTGATAAATCCATTAATTCCGCCGCCCGGCTCTAATCTCCCAACTCCAGTAGATTATATTTTAAATAAGAATTGGTCAGTTACTAAATTTGTATTTGTAACTCCAACATATGGTTGGACAGTAGAATTAAATTATTTAAATAATCCATTAGCAGATAATCCTATAACTAGAATTCCGGAATTTGTTTGGAATTATTCACCAAGTATTAATTCAACTATTATTAGTACTGCTACAGATTTATATGATGCTGATATTCTATTAAATAATGAAATAGTAAGAATTGGTAATTTATTAAATACTGAAATATTAAGAATTGATACTTTATTAAATTCAACAGTTAAGCAAGTTAATAATCTATTACCAGATACTTCTGGAAATGTTAATGTTGGTACAGTTAAATCAATTAATAATATTCAGCCAGATACTAATGGCAATATTACTTTAACAAATTCTCCAACTGCTTCTAAAATTCAAACTCCAGTTAGTATTACTTTAACAGGAGCAGTTTCTGGAACTGTAATGTTTGATGGAAGTCAAAATGTAGTTATTAATACAGTTTCAAATATTAGTGATCCAATTTAATAGGATATTTATTCTATGTTAAAAGAAAAGTTTAAAGATTTCGCCAGCACTACTATAGTTAATGATATTGATTCATCAACTACTAGCATTATAGTTACTGATTCTGGAGTATTTCCAGAAATAGATACTACAATTTCAGAATATTTCATGTCAGTAATATATAGTGATGAAAATAATGATTTTGAAGTTGTTAAAGTAATTGATAGAGTTAATAATAATTTAACTATTATTCGTGGTCAGAATAGTACAACTGCTAGAGCATTTTCAGCAGGTTCAAAAATAGTTAATAGAATTACTTCAGAATTTTTAAATAAATTATCTTCTACTGTAAGAACTATCACACAATCTGCAGCACCTCCTTCTGGTGGAGAAGATGGTGATATTTGGTTACAATATGAATAATTGGGAGATTTGTAATGTATAAGTTTGCAAAAGTTTCTAGTAATACAGTAATAGATTTTTTATTTGAAAAACCAATTTGGTACAGTTCTTTTGGACAATTGGTTTCTACTGAAGAATTGGCTAATAATCATAACATTTATCCAGTTACTTATGATATTCGCCCAAAAGTAGATGAGATTAAAAACTTCATTTTAGAATATAATGAAGTGAATGAAATAAATAAAACAGTAACTGTAAAATACAAAGTTTATACTGATGAATTTGCAAATTATGATCCTAGAAAATATATGATTACTGCAAATAATTCTGGAAATATGATATTTGATGAAGAGAATTTAATAGTTAAAAATAGATTAATTTTAGAATCAAGAACATTAGATAATGTACTATCTAATGCAAAAATTGATATTGAAACGTATCGTGATAAAAAAGTATTTTCTGATTATGATTATAAATTATCAGAATCAAATACTATTATAGCTCAATTAAGAAATGGTTCAGATGTTAGAAATTTGATGATTCTTGGCACAGATGCTCTTTATAATATTCTTAAAAATAATAATGCCAATTCTACATTCCGAGATAAGAATAACACAGTTCATACATTAACAGCAGAACAAATGTATTTATTGACAAAAGAAATAAAAGATAGAAATGAAACTATTTATTCTACTTCTTGGTTTCATAAATCTGAATTGGCTACAATAAAATCAGATTCCAATAAGACAGATGAACAAAAGATAGATGCGATTTTATTGTATTTAGATAATGCATTAATTTAAGAGTATATGTTATGCCTAGTTATACTAAAATTGGTGGCGTTTGGAAAATAAATACCCCAATCCATACTAAAGAAGATTCATTAATAAAAGAAGTTTCACTCGGTTATGTTAAAGATGGCGATATTTGGAAGCGAATTTATACTAAAATGCTTCCATGTAATTGTGATATTAGAATAGCAGCAATTTGTGATTGTGATTCTAGAGATTCTTGTGATTGTGTTTCAAGAGGAGCTTTTGGTTGTTCTTGTGATGTTAGAGGATTATGTGATTGTGAATTAAGAACAGATGCACCAGTTTGTATTTGTGATGCAAGAACTAATTCTTGTGATTGTGTAAGTAGAACTAGTGGTTTGGCTTGTAATTGTAATGCTAGAACTAGTAGTTGTGATTGCGTAAGCAGATCAGGAAGTAATTATTGTTCTTGTGATATTAATACTTATGTTTGTGATTGTGTAAGCAGAACTGGATCAGCAGCATGTACTTGTAATGTTAATACTGTAGTTTGTGATTGTGTAAGTAGAACTGCTACTGCTGGTTGTAATTGTGATGTTAGAACTGCAGATGCATGTGTTTGTGTAAGTAGAGATGGTTCTGATCAACTTTATGAATATAGTTGTAGTTGCCAAGATAGAACAGCTTGTGGTGCAGAAGTAAGTTGTCCTGGCGATTGGTGGAATTGTGTATGTGATACTCAAGGTTCATATTGTGGTTGTAATTGGAGACAATTAGAAGATAATTGTTCTTGTAACACTCAATATGGCTGTAGTTGTGTAGGTAGAACTGCTGGTGATGGCTGTAATTGTAATACAAGAACAGGTTCTTGTGATTGTGTAGGTAGAAGTGCAATTGATGGTTGTAATTGCAATGCTAGAACTGGTTCTTGTGATTGTGTTTGGAGAACTGCAGTTGATGGATGTAATTGCAATGCTAGAACTGGTCCCTGTGATTGTGTTTCTAGAACTACATCTATTGCTTGCAATTGTGATATAAGAATTGGTCCTTGTGATTGTGTTACTAGAACTTCATTTTTAGCTTGTAATTGTGATGCTAGAGATTCTTGTGATTGCGTTTCTACTTGGAATGAATCTTGTAATTGTGATTCAAGAGGAGTTTGTGACTGCGTAACTAGAATATCAGGATGTGATTGTGTAGCTAGAGGAATCTAGTTATGCCTAGTTATTCTAAAGTAAATGGTATTTGGAAAAAATTAGAACCGATACACATAAAAGAAATTGATATAATAAAAGAAATTGCTAGTGGATATGTTAAAGATAGTGGAGTTTGGAAAAAAGTATATGCTAAAACAATCCCATGTAATTGTGATATAAGAACTTCTTTTGATTGTGATTGTGATTCTAGAGATTCTTGTGAATGTGTTACTAGAGGATTTGATGGATGTAGTTGCGATGTTCGTGGAAATTGTGATTGTGAAACAAGAACTAGCTCATTTGTTTGTACTTGCAATGTAAGAACTAGTATTTGCGATTGTGTAGATAGAACTGGTGGGTTATTCTGCGAATGTGATGTTAGATGGAGCACTTGTGATTGTGTTTTTAGAACATATACTGATTATTGTGTGTGTAATGTAGATGCAGAATATTCTTGTGATTGTGTAGGTAGAACAGGTTCAGTTCCTTGTGCTTGTGATATATTAACTATTATTTGT is part of the Ignavibacteriota bacterium genome and encodes:
- a CDS encoding DUF4376 domain-containing protein — translated: MYKFAKVSSNTVIDFLFEKPIWYSSFGQLVSTEELANNHNIYPVTYDIRPKVDEIKNFILEYNEVNEINKTVTVKYKVYTDEFANYDPRKYMITANNSGNMIFDEENLIVKNRLILESRTLDNVLSNAKIDIETYRDKKVFSDYDYKLSESNTIIAQLRNGSDVRNLMILGTDALYNILKNNNANSTFRDKNNTVHTLTAEQMYLLTKEIKDRNETIYSTSWFHKSELATIKSDSNKTDEQKIDAILLYLDNALI